One genomic segment of Ignavibacteriota bacterium includes these proteins:
- a CDS encoding isocitrate/isopropylmalate dehydrogenase family protein — MRTIVSLPGDGIGKTVLPESIRLLDAAGFKANYVHGDIGWEFWQKEGNALPQRTIDLLQEHKIGLFGAITSKAKDAADAELDPSLKGKGYVYFSPIVSLRQHFDLDICIRPCHSFKGNPLNFIRKDGKGGFEEPLVDTVIFRQNTEGMYGGIEWTNPPKQVRDAFETHPKMKTFANIPSEEMAISTRIVSKKYTERIIRAGFEYAKKFGYKNVTICEKPNVLRETSGMFMKLGKQIAKEFPGIDLWDTNIDAQMMWLTKNPENYGVIVSENMFGDIISDGFAGLIGGLGFACSANIGEEVAVFEPTHGSAPKYQELNPSIVNPIAMFLSACMMLDHIGEKALALKIKKAIADVIEEGKVKTYDMMKLRGGADVFSKGACTTQEMTDAVIKKL, encoded by the coding sequence ATGAGAACAATTGTATCATTGCCTGGAGACGGCATAGGAAAAACAGTTTTACCGGAATCTATTAGATTATTGGATGCAGCGGGATTTAAAGCAAATTATGTTCATGGAGATATTGGCTGGGAATTTTGGCAGAAAGAAGGAAACGCACTTCCACAAAGAACTATAGATTTATTGCAAGAACATAAAATTGGTTTGTTTGGCGCAATTACAAGTAAAGCAAAAGATGCCGCCGATGCTGAACTTGATCCTTCTCTTAAAGGAAAAGGTTACGTTTATTTTAGTCCAATTGTAAGTTTACGCCAACATTTTGATTTGGATATTTGCATTCGTCCGTGTCATTCATTTAAAGGAAATCCCCTTAATTTTATTAGAAAAGATGGTAAAGGCGGATTTGAAGAACCCTTGGTAGATACAGTAATTTTCAGACAAAATACAGAAGGAATGTACGGCGGAATTGAATGGACAAATCCTCCAAAACAAGTAAGAGATGCTTTTGAAACTCATCCTAAAATGAAAACTTTTGCAAATATTCCAAGTGAAGAAATGGCAATTTCAACAAGAATTGTTTCAAAAAAATATACTGAAAGAATTATTCGCGCGGGATTTGAATATGCAAAAAAGTTTGGTTATAAAAATGTTACAATTTGCGAAAAGCCAAATGTGCTGCGGGAAACTTCCGGAATGTTTATGAAACTTGGAAAACAAATTGCCAAAGAATTTCCGGGAATTGATTTATGGGATACAAACATTGATGCACAAATGATGTGGTTAACAAAAAATCCGGAAAATTATGGAGTTATAGTTTCTGAAAATATGTTTGGTGATATTATTAGTGACGGTTTTGCCGGTTTAATTGGCGGATTAGGTTTTGCATGCTCAGCAAATATTGGTGAAGAAGTTGCTGTATTTGAACCAACTCATGGTTCAGCTCCAAAATATCAAGAATTAAATCCAAGTATTGTAAATCCAATTGCAATGTTTTTAAGCGCATGCATGATGCTTGATCATATTGGAGAAAAAGCATTGGCATTAAAAATTAAAAAAGCAATTGCAGATGTAATTGAAGAAGGTAAAGTTAAAACTTACGATATGATGAAATTACGCGGCGGCGCAGATGTATTTTCAAAAGGAGCTTGCACAACTCAAGAAATGACTGATGCGGTAATTAAAAAATTGTAA
- a CDS encoding four helix bundle protein: protein MLNLSHKNLTTWEKSLELVKEIYLFCDKLPDKEKYIIIPQLKRAAISVSSNIENDILELSD from the coding sequence ATGTTGAATCTTAGCCATAAAAATCTTACCACTTGGGAAAAAAGTTTAGAACTAGTAAAAGAAATTTATCTTTTCTGTGATAAACTTCCCGATAAAGAAAAATATATAATTATTCCTCAATTGAAAAGAGCAGCAATTTCAGTTTCATCAAACATTGAAAATGATATTTTAGAATTGAGTGATTAG
- a CDS encoding four helix bundle protein produces the protein MLNLSHKNLTTWERSLELVKEIYQFCDRLPDKEKYIIIPQLKRAAISVSSNIAKGYARKSKIETKRFSDIARSSIVEIDTQITICLKLNYVIESDITALCDFINHNFALISKLISSIK, from the coding sequence ATGTTAAATCTTAGTCATAAAAATCTTACAACTTGGGAGAGAAGTTTAGAACTTGTAAAAGAGATTTATCAATTTTGCGATAGACTTCCGGATAAAGAAAAGTATATTATTATCCCTCAATTAAAACGTGCAGCAATTTCAGTTTCATCAAACATTGCAAAAGGTTATGCAAGAAAATCAAAAATTGAAACAAAGAGATTTTCAGATATTGCAAGATCATCAATAGTTGAAATTGATACTCAAATTACAATTTGTTTAAAATTAAATTATGTTATAGAATCTGATATTACTGCACTATGCGATTTTATAAATCATAACTTTGCTCTAATTTCAAAATTAATTAGTTCCATTAAATAA
- the lysF gene encoding homoaconitase, with protein MSQNLVEKIVQKFAVGLEENQIVQSGDILSIKPAYVMTHDNTGAVIPKFKSIGATKLANPRQVVHTLDHNIQDKSESNLEKYKKIEDFSKSVGADFYPAGRGIGHQIMCEEGYAWPGNVVVASDSHSNMYGGLGVLGTPVVRTDAAGIWATGKTWWEIPPIAKVELIGKLSKGVVGKDLIIALCGYFNNDEVLNFIIEFSGDGIKELNIDQRLTIANMTTEWGALGGVFPIDEITIKWLEERTEFIKNRGLAGVPSDIDGNGIHPRLNKKRIDELKNELPNKHPDQDAYYAKELTIDLSTIQPMVSGPNSVKVMNSTSELSKKEIKIHKAYLVSCVNSRLDDISEAAEILRNKKIAESVKFYIAAASSEVQAESEKRGDWQALIEAGAIPLPPGCGPCIGLGTGLLEDGEVGISATNRNFKGRMGSPNAQAYLASSAVVAYSALKGKIDFDWNEQKEIKAEIKTNKPKIREAVKVKIIDGFTEKINGNIIFCHQDNLNTDGIYPGKYTYVDDFKPEDQAKVAMENYDPDFQQIAKVGDILVGGYNFGTGSSREQAATALKYRGIKLVIVGSASQTYKRNALNNGYLVIEIPELVDDLKNKFSNKNLTVNTNSIAYLDFVNSELIFENKKYNFAPIGTAAQELVVTGGLENWIKKNL; from the coding sequence ATGTCACAAAATCTTGTTGAAAAAATCGTACAAAAATTTGCAGTTGGATTAGAAGAAAATCAAATAGTTCAAAGTGGAGATATTCTATCCATAAAACCTGCTTATGTAATGACGCACGATAACACCGGCGCTGTTATTCCAAAATTTAAATCTATTGGTGCAACAAAATTAGCAAATCCCCGACAAGTTGTTCACACACTTGATCATAATATTCAAGATAAATCTGAATCAAATTTGGAGAAATATAAAAAGATTGAAGATTTTTCTAAATCTGTCGGTGCAGATTTTTATCCCGCTGGAAGAGGAATTGGTCACCAAATTATGTGTGAAGAAGGTTACGCTTGGCCCGGAAATGTTGTTGTTGCTTCGGATAGTCATTCAAATATGTATGGCGGACTTGGTGTTTTGGGAACTCCGGTTGTTCGTACAGATGCAGCCGGAATTTGGGCAACCGGTAAAACTTGGTGGGAAATTCCCCCAATTGCAAAAGTTGAATTGATTGGAAAACTTAGCAAAGGTGTTGTTGGAAAAGATTTAATTATTGCACTTTGCGGTTATTTCAATAACGATGAAGTTTTAAATTTTATCATAGAATTTTCCGGTGATGGAATTAAAGAATTAAATATTGATCAACGTTTAACAATTGCAAATATGACAACCGAATGGGGTGCACTTGGCGGAGTTTTCCCTATTGATGAAATTACAATTAAATGGCTTGAAGAAAGAACTGAATTTATTAAAAATCGTGGATTAGCCGGAGTGCCTTCTGATATTGATGGAAATGGTATTCATCCAAGATTGAATAAAAAAAGAATTGATGAATTGAAAAATGAATTACCAAATAAGCATCCCGATCAAGATGCTTATTATGCAAAAGAATTAACAATTGATTTAAGCACAATTCAGCCAATGGTTTCCGGACCAAATTCTGTAAAAGTAATGAACTCAACTTCAGAGTTGAGCAAAAAGGAAATCAAAATTCATAAAGCATATTTGGTTTCTTGCGTTAACAGCAGATTGGATGATATTTCCGAAGCAGCAGAAATTTTACGCAATAAAAAAATTGCAGAAAGTGTAAAATTCTATATCGCAGCTGCATCAAGCGAAGTTCAAGCGGAAAGTGAAAAACGCGGAGATTGGCAAGCTTTAATTGAAGCCGGAGCTATTCCACTTCCACCCGGATGCGGACCTTGCATTGGACTTGGAACCGGTCTGCTTGAAGATGGCGAAGTTGGAATTTCTGCGACAAATAGAAATTTTAAAGGAAGAATGGGTTCGCCCAATGCCCAAGCCTATTTGGCTTCATCGGCGGTTGTAGCTTATTCCGCTTTAAAAGGTAAAATTGATTTTGATTGGAATGAACAAAAAGAAATCAAAGCTGAAATTAAAACAAACAAACCAAAAATTCGCGAAGCAGTAAAAGTAAAAATTATTGATGGATTTACGGAAAAAATTAATGGCAATATAATTTTCTGTCATCAAGATAATTTGAATACAGATGGAATTTATCCCGGCAAATATACTTATGTAGATGATTTCAAACCGGAAGATCAAGCTAAAGTTGCAATGGAAAATTATGATCCCGACTTTCAACAAATTGCAAAAGTTGGTGATATACTTGTCGGCGGCTATAATTTTGGGACCGGAAGTTCGCGCGAACAAGCTGCAACAGCATTGAAATATAGAGGTATTAAATTAGTAATCGTCGGTTCTGCAAGTCAAACTTATAAACGAAATGCTCTCAATAATGGTTATTTGGTTATTGAAATTCCGGAATTAGTTGATGATCTCAAAAATAAATTTAGTAACAAAAACTTAACAGTAAATACTAATTCTATTGCATATCTTGATTTTGTAAATTCAGAATTAATTTTTGAAAATAAAAAATATAATTTTGCACCAATTGGAACTGCAGCCCAAGAATTAGTTGTAACCGGTGGATTGGAAAATTGGATTAAGAAAAATTTATAA
- a CDS encoding helix-hairpin-helix domain-containing protein, giving the protein MKIKFRITIFILFNPIILFSQIDSSEILDLKIFELFEDFSSEDDDFNYYDLLENFIENPIDINSADKNELLKIPFLKLNDAKSILKTRKMLNEFTSIEDLNLVKDIHPDILMLLKLLVIVKPKNDKSAKTYFNNFSLRSRISNDLQERSGFTENKFSGNGLKNYNRIKFNYSDFSLGFLTEKDVGEKLFTDHYSGFLSYKNLGIVKEILVGDFNIEFGQGLAIWSPYSFSKSSDANNIIKQERNLVPHISSEENKFLRGIAIHSKLNNFEIKTFFSQNYKDASIDDFGNVTNFNFTGFHRTENEINNFENLKETTFGGIINYFINENLSLGISHVKNIFNQNLLFQNNFGLHGNKFSFTSFSYNLNWENLIFTGELSNNSKTTAIINNLFLDLSKSFQVSASYRNYPKEYYNIYSFGFGESSNTQNENGFYFGVKFNSDFGKINLYYDIFNFPYSNSLNGFSANGNDFLFNYENKILPNIKVDLKFKDEVKEIFIIENLEEKIDAQEKLIFRFTLDYNLSKLIFGKSRFEYVKFIEVKNIEEGYLLFQDLKLKIKNNISVSTRFIFFQTKSYNSRIYEFENDIKGVLNNLALFGEGMRIYFLIQYNPIDNLEIYFKYSETYKPNEKTLSSGYSEIIGNIDNKISAQIYFRF; this is encoded by the coding sequence ATGAAAATTAAATTTCGCATAACGATTTTTATACTTTTTAATCCAATAATTTTATTCTCACAAATTGATTCGTCCGAAATTTTAGATTTAAAAATATTTGAGTTATTTGAAGATTTTTCAAGCGAAGATGACGATTTTAATTATTATGATTTATTAGAAAATTTTATTGAAAATCCAATAGATATAAATTCTGCGGATAAAAATGAATTATTGAAAATTCCATTTTTAAAATTGAATGACGCTAAATCAATTTTGAAGACGAGAAAAATGCTCAATGAATTTACTTCAATTGAAGATTTGAATTTAGTAAAAGATATTCATCCGGATATTTTAATGCTTCTAAAATTATTAGTAATTGTGAAACCAAAAAATGATAAATCTGCTAAAACTTATTTTAATAATTTTTCTTTAAGATCAAGAATCAGCAATGATTTACAGGAACGTTCCGGATTTACCGAAAATAAATTTTCCGGAAATGGATTAAAAAATTATAATAGAATTAAATTTAATTATTCAGATTTTTCTTTAGGATTTTTAACTGAAAAAGATGTCGGCGAAAAATTATTTACTGATCACTATTCCGGGTTTTTATCATACAAAAATTTAGGAATTGTTAAAGAAATTTTAGTTGGTGATTTTAATATTGAGTTTGGACAAGGCTTAGCAATTTGGAGTCCTTATTCATTTTCAAAAAGCAGCGATGCGAATAATATTATTAAGCAAGAACGCAATTTAGTTCCGCATATTTCTTCCGAAGAAAATAAATTTTTACGTGGAATTGCAATTCATTCTAAACTAAATAATTTTGAAATAAAAACTTTTTTTTCCCAGAACTACAAAGATGCTTCTATTGATGATTTTGGAAATGTAACAAATTTTAATTTTACCGGATTTCATAGAACGGAAAATGAAATCAACAATTTTGAAAATTTAAAGGAAACAACTTTTGGAGGAATAATTAATTATTTCATAAACGAAAATTTGAGTTTAGGAATTTCTCACGTAAAAAATATTTTCAATCAAAATTTATTGTTTCAAAATAATTTTGGTTTACACGGAAATAAATTTTCATTTACTTCATTCAGCTACAATCTTAATTGGGAAAATTTAATCTTCACCGGAGAACTTTCTAATAATTCAAAAACAACTGCAATCATAAATAATTTATTTTTGGATTTATCAAAATCGTTTCAAGTTTCAGCTTCATATAGAAATTATCCAAAAGAATATTACAATATTTACAGTTTTGGATTTGGCGAAAGTTCAAATACACAAAATGAAAACGGATTTTATTTCGGTGTAAAATTTAATTCGGATTTTGGAAAAATAAATTTGTATTACGATATATTTAATTTTCCATATTCAAATTCGTTGAACGGTTTTTCAGCAAACGGAAATGATTTTTTATTTAATTATGAAAATAAAATTTTACCGAATATAAAAGTTGATTTAAAATTTAAAGATGAAGTTAAAGAAATATTTATCATAGAAAATTTAGAAGAAAAAATTGACGCACAAGAAAAATTGATTTTTAGATTTACGTTGGATTATAATTTATCAAAACTAATTTTTGGCAAATCCAGATTTGAATATGTTAAATTCATTGAAGTAAAAAATATCGAAGAAGGTTATTTACTTTTTCAAGATTTAAAATTAAAAATCAAAAATAATATTTCAGTTTCAACTCGATTTATTTTCTTCCAAACAAAATCTTATAATTCCAGAATTTACGAATTTGAAAATGATATTAAAGGAGTTTTAAATAATTTAGCTTTATTTGGCGAAGGAATGAGAATATATTTTTTGATTCAATATAACCCAATTGACAATTTAGAAATTTATTTTAAATATTCAGAAACTTATAAACCAAATGAAAAAACACTAAGCTCCGGTTATTCAGAAATCATTGGAAATATTGACAATAAAATTTCCGCACAAATTTATTTTAGATTCTAA
- a CDS encoding phosphohydrolase codes for MRQKIEQIWPEIELIKDEDIKEKTYKCWEYAIENSPLQPEDLEKIPFSLLIDNCDISFMNHKRTAVHLSIDIAKRMEENFKMKINWDYLISGAILIDVGKLLEYEINDGKLGTSRDGKLLRHPFSGVSIANRFDLPFDIQHIIAYHSKEGDLGKRTIESIIVHHADFVSFEPFQEVKRLNV; via the coding sequence ATGCGACAAAAAATAGAACAAATCTGGCCAGAAATTGAATTAATAAAAGATGAAGATATTAAAGAGAAAACATATAAATGTTGGGAATATGCAATTGAAAATTCTCCTCTTCAACCGGAAGATTTAGAAAAAATTCCTTTTAGTTTGTTGATAGATAATTGTGATATTTCATTTATGAATCATAAAAGAACAGCGGTACATCTTTCGATAGATATTGCAAAAAGAATGGAAGAAAATTTCAAGATGAAAATTAATTGGGATTATTTAATTTCTGGCGCAATATTAATAGATGTTGGAAAATTATTAGAATATGAAATTAATGATGGAAAATTGGGAACGAGTCGTGATGGAAAATTATTGCGCCATCCATTCAGCGGAGTTTCAATTGCCAATCGATTCGATTTACCTTTCGATATTCAACACATTATTGCGTATCACTCGAAAGAAGGTGATTTGGGAAAGCGAACAATAGAATCAATAATTGTTCATCATGCTGATTTTGTTAGCTTTGAGCCGTTTCAAGAAGTGAAACGTTTAAATGTATAG
- a CDS encoding metallophosphoesterase, whose product MKNILRNFKSSLIFLQIFVLSIYVNAQNEEFTFVFATDIHIQKERNADKGFTKAIEEINKLNPDFVITGGDLVMDALGANFNRADSQYNLYNETIKLLNAPLFNTIGNHEIFGWYKKSNVDRSHPEFGKKMYQNRIGKLYYSFIHKGVKFIILDSIEEVAEENGYYGFINSEQIEWLKKELSETEKTMPIIISTHIPLYTMFAQMANGSMAACDRGLVIENSKEVLELLKEHNLKLILQGHLHVFEDLNIMNRFRIITGGAVSARWWQGPNQGMEEGFLIVKVKKDKIESEYFDYGWQVE is encoded by the coding sequence ATGAAAAATATTTTAAGAAATTTTAAATCCTCATTAATCTTTTTGCAAATATTTGTTTTATCAATTTATGTAAATGCTCAAAATGAAGAATTTACTTTTGTTTTTGCAACAGATATTCACATTCAAAAAGAAAGAAATGCCGATAAAGGTTTTACAAAGGCAATTGAAGAAATAAATAAACTAAATCCAGATTTTGTAATAACCGGCGGCGACTTGGTTATGGATGCTCTTGGAGCAAATTTTAATCGAGCCGATAGCCAATATAATCTATACAACGAAACAATAAAATTATTAAATGCTCCTCTTTTCAACACAATTGGAAATCACGAAATTTTTGGTTGGTACAAAAAAAGTAATGTTGATAGATCTCATCCTGAATTCGGCAAAAAAATGTATCAAAACAGAATTGGTAAACTTTATTATTCTTTCATTCACAAAGGTGTAAAATTTATAATACTTGATTCAATTGAAGAAGTTGCTGAGGAAAATGGATATTATGGTTTTATAAATTCCGAACAAATTGAATGGCTAAAAAAAGAACTTTCAGAAACAGAAAAAACAATGCCGATTATCATTTCTACACATATTCCACTCTACACAATGTTTGCCCAAATGGCAAATGGATCAATGGCTGCATGTGATCGCGGACTTGTAATTGAAAACTCGAAAGAAGTTTTGGAATTATTAAAAGAACATAATTTGAAATTAATTTTACAAGGTCATTTACATGTTTTTGAAGATTTAAATATAATGAACAGATTTAGAATTATTACCGGCGGAGCAGTTAGTGCAAGATGGTGGCAAGGACCAAATCAAGGAATGGAAGAAGGATTTTTAATCGTAAAAGTTAAAAAAGACAAAATTGAATCCGAATATTTTGATTACGGCTGGCAAGTAGAATAA